One genomic window of Arachis hypogaea cultivar Tifrunner chromosome 8, arahy.Tifrunner.gnm2.J5K5, whole genome shotgun sequence includes the following:
- the LOC112706793 gene encoding large ribosomal subunit protein uL11: MPPKFDPSQVVDVYVRVTGGEVGAASSLAPKIGPLGLSPKKIGEDIAKETAKDWKGLRVTVKLTVQNRQAKVSVVPSAAALVIKALKEPERDRKKTKNIKHNGNISLDDVIEIARVMRPRSMAKELSGTVKEILGTCVSVGCTVDGKDPKDLQEEITDGDVEIPLD; encoded by the coding sequence ATGCCGCCTAAGTTCGACCCTTCGCAGGTCGTCGATGTCTACGTCCGAGTCACCGGCGGTGAGGTTGGCGCGGCGAGTTCGCTCGCTCCGAAGATCGGTCCGCTAGGTCTCTCTCCGAAGAAGATCGGAGAAGACATTGCTAAGGAGACAGCAAAGGACTGGAAGGGACTGAGAGTGACGGTGAAGCTCACCGTGCAGAACCGTCAGGCTAAGGTCTCGGTGGTTCCGTCGGCGGCGGCGCTGGTCATCAAGGCTTTGAAGGAGCCGGAGAGAGACCGGAAGAAGACGAAGAATATTAAGCACAACGGGAACATCTCGCTGGATGACGTCATCGAAATTGCAAGGGTTATGCGGCCAAGGTCGATGGCGAAGGAGCTGAGCGGCACCGTTAAGGAGATTCTTGGCACGTGCGTCTCCGTCGGGTGCACCGTCGACGGGAAGGATCCaaaggatttgcaggaggagatCACGGACGGAGATGTTGAGATCCCTCTCGATTGA
- the LOC112706792 gene encoding aquaporin PIP2-7: MTKDVEVAEQGQGGEYSAKDYNDPPPAPLIDFEELKKWSLYRAVIAEFVATLLFLYITVLTIIGYKHQTDPNVAGTNQCDGVGILGIAWAFGGMIFILVYCTAGISGGHINPAVTFGLFVGQKLSLIRTLLYMIGQCAGAICGAGLAKGFQKSFYNRYGGGANTVSHGYNKGTALGAEIIGTFVLVYTVFSATDPKRNARDSHVPVLAPLPIGFAVFMVHLATIPITGTGINPARSFGPAVIFNNDEAWDDQWIYWVGPFVGAAAAAIYHQHILRAAAIKALGSFRSNA; this comes from the exons aTGACGAAGGATGTTGAGGTAGCAGAGCAAGGGCAAGGAGGAGAGTACAGTGCAAAAGACTATAATGACCCTCCACCGGCGCCATTGATAGACTTTGAGGAGCTGAAAAAGTGGTCTTTGTACAGAGCAGTGATTGCCGAGTTCGTAGCAACGCTTCTATTCCTTTATATAACGGTTTTGACCATCATAGGTTACAAGCATCAGACGGACCCAAACGTTGCTGGTACCAATCAGTGTGACGGCGTTGGAATCTTGGGTATTGCATGGGCCTTTGGTGGCATGATCTTCATCCTTGTTTACTGCACGGCAGGAATCTCTG GTGGACATATCAACCCGGCGGTGACATTCGGGTTGTTCGTGGGGCAGAAACTGTCACTAATAAGGACACTGCTGTACATGATTGGGCAATGCGCCGGTGCCATCTGCGGTGCCGGACTTGCCAAGGGGTTTCAGAAATCGTTCTACAACAGATACGGTGGTGGTGCCAACACCGTCAGCCACGGGTATAACAAAGGCACTGCTCTAGGTGCTGAGATTATCGGCACCTTCGTCCTTGTGTACACCGTGTTCTCTGCCACTGATCCCAAGAGGAACGCCAGGGACTCCCATGTTCCAGTGTTGGCACCACTCCCCATTGGATTCGCCGTCTTCATGGTTCACTTGGCCACTATCCCTATCACTGGTACTGGAATTAACCCTGCAAGGAGTTTTGGACCCGCTGTTATCTTCAACAATGATGAAGCTTGGGATGACCAG tggATTTACTGGGTTGGACCCTTCGTtggagcagcagcagcagcaatctACCACCAACACATTCTTAGAGCAGCAGCAATCAAAGCTCTTGGATCCTTCAGGAGCAACGCTTAA